The segment taaattctctttttaatctttctttatatatttctaatTGTAATTCTCCTATACCTTCAAAAATTGTTTCTTTTGTTTGTTCATCTGTTTTTACATAAAAGGTAGGATCTTCTTTTGtgaatttatttaatgCTTTTGTTAATTTCGTCATATctcctttttttaaaatttcaACAGCAACCGATATAACTGGTTTAGgtatgaaaatatttaataaatgtaGATTGGTGTTTATTCCATTTGTATACGTTGTACCTGTTGAACCGTTAATACCACTAATAGCAACTATATCTCCTGCACATGCTTCATTAACTTCTTTAGCCATATTAGAATGcattttcataattttttttactacttcttttttgtttgtcatcatatttgttatcatttcttttttctttatttttccttGATATATTCTGAAATAACTCATTTGTCCATACATGGCATCTTCTTGTATCTTGAATAAGAAACCTACCATAGgtaaattattatcacatAATAATTGTATCTTTTTCTTCGATTTATTCTTAGAACAATGATGATCATCCTTTTGTGTacaattattaataatatcgTGATTATTGTAATTAATAATAGATATGTCACTTTGAACTTGACTTTGATATTGTTGTGTATTTTGTATATCATTACaaatatcattattttttattttctctTCTAGTACATctgaatatatatatccataattatttatttcttttggTGAGGGTAAAAAGTTACAtacataatttaataaaatttgaACACCCACATTATTTTTGGCACTTCCTAAACATATAGGTGTAATTAGATTTTTAATAGTACATTTACGAATAGATGAataaatatcatttttttttatatcattaatatcattgtttaaatatatttcagCAAATTCATTATCTACATCTGCTAACTTTTCAAAAATACGATTTCTTAATAATTCCATTATttcaaaagaaaaagaattatctaatgataatatttcttctttattatttatttcatttaaaataataccATTTTTTCCTTGAAATAGGTATCCTTTTCCATCAATCAAATCGTATACACCTTTAAATTTTTGTTCAATACCTATAGGCATTTGTAATAAAATAgtatttaaatttaatcTTTTCTCGATAGTATGTAAGGTCCTTTCTACGTTAGCACCATCTCTAtctaatttatttataaataatattctaGGTATATGATATCTATCCATTTGTCTATTTACTGTTAAGGTTTGACTTTGAACCCCTGAAACTCCACATATAACTAAAATTGCAGAATCTAAAACACGTAAGGATCTTTCTACTTCTATAGTAAAATCCACATGACCAGGAGTatcaataatatttatattatattttttattatttatttccCATACACAATTAGTAGTAGCTGATTGAATAGTTATACCCTTTTCTCTTTCTAATTCCATAGAATCCATGGTTGCCCCAACCCCATCATTACCACGTACTTCATGTATACTCTTTATTTTACctgtataatataatattctttcTGTTAACGTTGTTTTGCCGGCATCAATATGAGCGCTTATACCTATGTTTCTCAAATTATTTATGGCACATGAGGAAAACTTGCATAAGCCACTTAAATAAAAgttataaattttattaggaatacttttttcaaaaaatcgccttccattatttttatataaaaaaatgtgtttcaaaataatcattataAGTGAAGcaaaatatatgtacacccttatatatgtaataaatatatgtgattatatgtaaatatatgtgataatatatgattatatgtaaatatatgtgattatatatgattatatgtgataatatatgattatatgtGATTATATGTGATTATATGTGATTATGTGCGTATATAggtataatattatatatattttttttttttgatacATATGcgtatatatttatatattaacaattaaataaaatatatatatataatatatataatgtgacatgattaattaaatattaaatcaCATTTCgaaataatacataaaaaaattaatatcatatatatgtgataatatttatcaaaaaaaaaaatattcttatatgcacatatacaaaaaaaaaaaaaaaaatataaaataaaataaaataaaataaaataattacataaaaatatttatatatatacatatatttataaaaataaccTCCTGTATcttgttttattttatttttatccttacataaaatttatataataatacatttttttttaatattttctcattttataaatatgatagGATAAATAgaacatattatataaaataaaaaaatttaacGACATAAtccttttttatcattatattgTTAATTTAGAAAACTATGGATTACGAACTGTATTTAATTTCAAATATTATGGGTAACTCTTTTCTcaaacaagaaaaaaaaaaaaaaaaaaaatatatatatatatatatatatatatcttataatGTCATATTTACAAAACTACCATGTTaacttatttttttctttttaggcatttttattgtaattttaatttttgtttttcaCTATTTATATTCCGATATAGATgattaaaaataacatatatggagaaattataaattatatataatatatatatatatatatatatattaaatttttttttttttttaatggTAAGGAAGAAGATTGCTCTATAACATTAGATTCattgatattataaataaatatattaacataataaaatattattatttatatgttgatatattgtataatatcatctctttttgaaaaacaaacaaatgattttattttatttgatttgatttgattttatattatattatattattttattttattttattttattttgttctgttctgtttctttttttccctttagtcgttttttattgtaatatatttttttagtatatatgtaataacCTATTGACTTTTTATCGTNNNNNNNNNNNNNNNNNNNNNNNNNNNNNNNNNNNNNNNNNNNNNNNNNNNNNNNNNNNNNNNNNNNNNNNNNNNNNNNNNNNNNNNNNNNNNNNNNNNNtttttttttttttttttttttttttttattttttttttttttaagtaaaaatttttttttttttttaaatatatattttttttttttttttaaaaaaaaaaaaaaaaaaaaaaaaaaaaaaaaaaaaaaaaaaatatatatatatatatatatatatatgtataatataaaaaaataattttccttatttttatgttaaGAATAAGCTTATCGTCTTGattattttctttctttttctaaTAAGTTCCAATGGTTTTTATgtcttttaaaatatgtgacattttaataataaagatgacgatatgataaattaacctataaatgtaattacaacgatatatatatagatatatatatatatatatgtgtttttttttttttttttttttttttttttttggtgGGGGGAGGACGAGGGAGCATATGtaagaagaaaattattttaattatgcTGCTCGATcttatgatataataaatattataaataaatatatatatatatatatatacatatacatatgtatgATATTTACTATATTGTGTgatattttgtatatttttttctttaaagGAGTAAGTACATATCGAGATGCTTATCTTGCTTAATAgtaattatttatatattaataattatacatCAACATTATATAGAGAaagttttatttttatgttttacTATATTAGTATGTGATATTAgataaatgaaaatatgtTTTGTATTATTTCGTATTTTATGAGTATTTTTGATGTTTTTACCTTTTTGATTTATATCattgtttttaaaataaacatcagcatgaaaattatttttatgatgatttgtttgatttatattttttattttatagttttgaattaaataacgtataattttcttaaactttgttttttgttttttcttttttcttataaattttaatcTCCTTGATTTTTCAAAATCTGGAAAACATGAccaaattttttttttttttttatatgtatcatctattgaaatattatcaacttcattatctatatatttattttcatcatcattattttttacattttgtaaattatcttttaaaCAATTAGATGTTAAATTcatttcttcttcatttttcatatattcattaaCATGTATAATTTGATcgttatatttttttgaattgATAAATAGAATGTGTTCATGAAGAAGTTGTTCTTTATATCTTAAGGTTCTATAGTCCTTACATGTTTTGTCggtattatataaatgtagattttcttctttcttattttctttttttttttgtgacatgtttttaaaaatttgtGCAAATTcgaaaatttttttaattctttttttgatttttttttttttttttttcccttcTTGGTCTTCTTCTTTGtgttcattatataaatgtttatGTGATAAGAAATGTTTATGTGGacaatttttatttatgttttcCCATATGTTGGATACATCCCCACCTCTACAACTACAACAATaactattaatattattattattgttgttgctgttattttttgtttttatttttttatttacttttttGTGATACATAGTACAATTATGCATAAGGGATCCATAATTCATTTcattaagaaaaaaagaattatgAAAAGGGTTAGGGTTAATTAAGAAATTATGTATTCGATAGAACATAAAATATGGATATGTTATATTTcgttttctttttttattattcgtttttatattttccatatatgttttattacattttatttctttaattttagcaagtatatatttacataatttattgttttttatttctttaaataatttctttaattttttattattataatataatttatcGTTAGTTACATATACATCAAGATGgttatttgtataatatttgatgtcattttcttttttcgACATATCTTTATGTTGAACAATAATTTCCGTGTGTGttcttaatatattatcactAGATACTTTATGCACATTgtttatatgaatatagTTTTGGTTAGTTTTGTCTTTCTctatgtttttattatctctttgtattatatttatattattataattatttatatattccatAGATTTTTGATTTATCCAGGATTTATTTTgggaaaaatatttttccGCAGATTGTTTTTTATCTATAAATGTAGCATCATTAATATCTAGATTTCCACCATCAAgatgtttattatatgtgtaaCAATTTAAGTTATTATATGCATTCGATACattatttctatttatatatgatctattttgataatttttatatgcaCCTGTTGTGTTTGCATCTGTCTTATGAACATAAATATCATCCATGTGATTGTCATAGTTTATATAACttttgtttaaaaaaaaattatattgatttttttttataataaaattaaaaaaaaattgtgTTAAGTTTGGTGATATATCACTTTTTAAAATGGAccatataattttttcatcaggaataaattttatgacattttcatttgtatttttcttttcagGAGAATATAAGATCatatccttttttattgttGATATATCTGTAGgattattaataaaattggtttcattatatgtgtttccatattttaaaattttattattttttagattttttttttcattatcatGTGTAATTCCtttagaaatatatttatttatattattaggataattatttgtgttattaaaacatatattattatcatgtTTTTTACAATgtatgttattattataatatctttGATGGTTATATGgagtattattattattattataattagTTTTATTGTTTCCTAAATTATGGTCGTTTTCTCTATATTGGTAATATCTATTACATTCGTTTTTATGATAATcatattgataataataataataattattatttttattactataactattattattattattattattattattattgttgttgttattgtcatcatcattatcatctttATGATGATCatcttttcttttattacTATCATATTCAGAAGCGCTGCTActttcatcatcatcatcatcatcatcaaCAACAACATTATCCCCATCggtttttttattttttttactcCTCTTCttcttaatattattattattattatgatcatCATTTCTATAGTTGTCCGTTTTTTCATTCGCTTTATcttcattaatattattattttgcATGTGCTCAATATTTCTGTTGtctatattaatatttactatttcatttttaaaacgTTCTACTTGTCCCCCGTTtggataatatatatgacaTTCTTTTTGGGCTTGATAATTTATGGATAATGAACTGATTTCATTTCTATCATCATCTATAAGATAAGAATTTttcaaatgaaaaattttattGTCAACAATCTTTGTTATGGGATATTTCTGTGTATCTTCATTCAATTTTGATTTGTTATCTTTCTTTGTGTTATTTTCTTGCGGATCTTTTAAATACATGCTGTACCTCTTTAAAACGTCATCCTTTTTGTGATATTTACTTTGCTtacttttttcttttccttGTTCTTCTCCCTTATCCTTTTCATCATCTTTATCTAaacatttaaaaagaaacatGTTATGTATACGTAAATGTTAAGTAATACATTCACACGAAAAgggaaagaaaaaaaatacatatatataaatatatatatatatatatatatatatatatatatatatatatatacatatacatatacatatacaatACATAGATgcataataattttattttttattactactatgtttactattattacttatgaatacatcattttcattataaataCTATCAAGGTATATCTTATTACTCCCACATTTAGTACTACAATCactatcattattaatatcatgttcatgattattataatttatattttggTTATTACTTGTATTACTACAATAAGAAAGTCGTATGTTACAACTATTTTGATCATAAACACCATCATGAAGGTGCTGATTATCTATCACCTCAATATTACAATAACTACTATCCGTATAATAATTAAgatgataattattattactactatgaaaataatttttttttataaaactattatgatttatattcattgaatatatttgttgCTCATTGTTAAAATAACTAGTTGAATTatccttatttttattattattattattatttttatttttatttttatttttattttttttattttttttttgcttaattataattatattaccTAAATTATTAGAATCCTTGTTTAGTATTTGTTCCATGGTTTCATATTCTTCTTGGTTTGCCActctttttaatttttttgttttaacaaaataataaaaataatgagCATAACTATTAAAGAGAATTTTATAGTTCATTAAATTTATAGTGTTATTTATAATAGCACCGATTCGTATTTTTTGAGAACAACAAATAAGACAATAAGAATAAccatttttaatattactaCATAAATTAACATGATCAATTTTAGAACTTATAGTACTCATTCTAATATTAGAACCAAACTCTAAGGATATTTTAACAGCATATTCAAAAACACCTAATGCATacatataatgatataattcATTAACCTTCATAAATCTTACTTTACCATAATCTAAaccattttttaataataactTGGTAGTTTTTTCAGCATCTCTATGATGATGTTCACgtatttcttttaatataagTTTTCTACCTATATCACCTAAAGGTCTATTAAATAATGGGTGCCACATTCTTCGTACATTATATGTAACGTTTGTACATTCActaaaattatataaatgcTTAAATTCTTCCCTTAATAAAAGTTCtcttaaaaaatattctctgttatattttacttctatgtcaaaataatattcataattacaaaaaattcCTTTATACTTTTCAAgaatattttcaaaattattacTTTCCTTATCGctttcatcatttttacATTGTTCAATATCTTCACAATGTTCCATATCTTTACAATGATCACCATCTATATTGTTATTACAACATGTATCTATATCTTCAGTATTTTTTTCAGATGCTTTCCCATGtacacattttttttttattattttgttttttcttttctgttcattatcttttatattattttcttcattttgaTTCTCCTCTTCATTTTGACTCTCCTCTTCATTTTTGTTTCcttcatcattttttttttcattttcatttagttttttctctttatttattctttctttttctttttctttttctttttctctTTGAGCAATTAAAAAGTTAATATACTGCTTGACGCATTTCATATCATTATGAATCTCACAATTACACGATGATGTTTTAACCATACCATTTATAGAATTGGCACTTTTCTTACCATATCTTAGATGGTTACATATATCGtttaaagaataaataCAGAAAGGGGTTCTTTTAATACGTTGTGATTCTGCTTCTAAGTTAATAATAGTTCCTCCTTTTTTTACGGTACCTCCAAAAGTTTTGGCTTTTCGAATTTTCTTATTTCTTTTAccattattttcattattatttgtcacattatttttcttatcttcttttatattcttGTTACTCCTTTTCTTTCCATCGCTATTATTagtttttttattcttagtatgtttcatattaatattcaGACTCACACTTTTTTGATAGTTCTCATGAATCCCTTCTTCATCTGCACAATTATTTTCTTGTTTAAAATAATTCTgatctttattatttatattgttatgtgggctattactattattgAGACActcatttttataattattatcttcattataattGTTATGTTCAAGGCTAGATGATACTGCACACATATTAGAATCTATAATTGACGACGAAGaaagaattatatttgGTTCGTTAGTActtatattaatattgttattattattgttattattattgttattattattgttattattattattattattattattattattattattgttattattattattaatattattaatattaataatgttaTTTTGGGGTGGTCTCATAAGGTTAGAACAAGATGTATAATTAcatatcatattattattattattaccatgTGAACACATAAAATTAGAGTTGGCcatcatattattattagatgAAGTAGATGCaaagtatatattattttgtgGGATCATCTGAATATTTTCATTCAgttcattattattgatTACTACATTATTTTGTTGAATATCATTTTGATTTATGTCAAAGCGGTTTGTTAGATGAATATTATCAGAAGACATTTGGCTAGAttgtacatttttattgtaCATACTATGATCATGattaatcatataattgttattattattgtagtaattattattattattattattattattattttttaggtttgatatataatttgaattattacttatatcttggaaattattattttgttgCATGTgcttattatttattaacatattatttgtatttatataattattgttTATAGCGGCAGctatatcattataattatcataagAAACATCGTTAACGTTATGAAGAATAGAAGTCATATTATCACtcttattattactataactattattattataactattatcattattattatcattattattattatcattattattattattattatcattattattattattattgtcattatttgtttggtgttttataaatgccatattatatgtactaatcatatttatattattattatccaaactcttcatattaatatggttaatattgttaatattgttaatatttctattatttatatttacgttgtttacatttatattatccatatcatatgtattattatataaatagttGTTGTTATGGTTTAGCATCTTTGTCCCAGGAACTTGttcattaatataataattataattataattataataataattattattattattattattgttattattaatgttattattaatgttattattttcttcaacGTTGTTAAAACAACCAAGGGAAACATTTTCTTCACGATacacattattattattattattattattattattattattatcatcatcattattattattattatcatcactattatcattattaacagcaatatttttatttattccATTTGTATTATGAATCATATATGCAGGGTTTCCATTTTCATCTTTTGAAATATCTTCCTGGTTTTGTACAGAcatcattttattatttatattcattctATTACTTTGtgaatataatatggatgccttattcatatttattcCCTTATGTATCATATCActattatcataattatattttatatttccatTGTAATTATTGTTTTCCTTATAATCTACTGTTTGATTTATAgatacattattataagaaGAATGAGTATATCCTTTTTCTACACctaaatttatatttttatttaattcttcatttttataaatagtatcgttattatacatataactattttcatttgtattatatgCAACTTTTTTAATGTCTCTTGGTAAAAATGCCACACCATTAGCCTCTTCTTCTTTACCATTTTGTTcatgttcattttttagTATTTGATTTTGTAATTGCTCATTATCATGTTCTAcacatttatttattacaccataatcatttaaaatattttttgtatttttaaattccttttctttttttatatgtaaagatatatcattttttattttagtTCCTGtttctattttatatgtgtctaatttatttacattacTATTTTGTGTGTAACAagtataattattataataataagaagaagaattattattactatcattattattattattattattattattattattactatcattattattatcatcaatGCTACCATATACTTTCCTTCCTATGGACACTTCGTTATTCTCATCTTCCCCTTCATCTTCATCTTGGCTCCTATTACCCCTTTCTAtcttatttaaattattttcattaatattattgtaaATACTTACATTTCTAGAATCTAATACTGTATTCGATCCATATTgtatcatattattatttatatctacCATTCTATTGTTCTTATCTAGCatgtaataattttcaCAGCCACCTATAGCTGTATTTGCAAAATCAGATCTGTTCATATTTGCCTGCACCTCTCCATTTTCAACAGAATGGTCATAATTATggataatattatgattatacATATTGATTTGGTTATCCATTTgattatattcatttaaattatttgatGAGTTCTCCATATAATTGTTATATGCTCCATTATTTTGATAGTTTGTGTCATATTCTGTTTGTATTAAATTTATGTTTGTACCTTTTCTTgttattttacttttattttgttctgTATTTGTATTGATAGGAAAAGAATTATAAGTGCTATTTCTTGTTTTGTTTTCTGTTTCGTTTTTTAAGaatttattttgaataatattatatgtataataagaataattaGGTATCGTGTtcttatcatataaaatagtTTGTTTGTTAGAGTGATTTGTGTTTTTCGAGAGTGGAAAATTTTGGTTTGTCGTATCATTATTTTGGtcatatatttctttattatttgaagtagaaatgttaatattattattattatgataattatgatcattatatgtattattcaaataattGTTGTACTTCAAATGATTTCCATCTTGCCTATTCTCCGTGTTATAAGGATCATTCATGATAGGATATTCCCTACTATTATGATAttgattataattattattaaaatattgattattataatattgatTGATAGggttataataatattggTTATTATgttgattattatattggTTATTATCACgattattatattgattattatgttgattattatattgattattatattggttattatcataattattatattggtt is part of the Plasmodium reichenowi strain SY57 chromosome 12, whole genome shotgun sequence genome and harbors:
- a CDS encoding hypothetical protein (conserved Plasmodium protein, unknown function~transcript variant 2; alternatively spliced) → MREDSSNDPHINKIYTQNKTICPNAPFLYNEEHNVNKNENDQNDQNNYYNKKNNDMLISNISGIKDRRYFSQCVDSNLDKNYVAIGDTKCNNASVRSYSYKKEISPHNNKNIMFRDKYNLSNDERNSQNVREHPIYNNNNEHITNEHMTNEHMTNEHITNEHITNEHMTNEHMTNEHMTNEHITNEGDYYQNMKCASRPTLNVSSLNMKDMNVRMIKNDKYPEGYINQTILNNNNNNNNNNKYIIEKGKCANEYYLYSQPLSPMVFNNNNSGNIMLDRNTLNNSHMNMNMSTFNYYNNYINNNTGNEHKMDNIYIKENKHVNEDILNNDMLSNDILNNEIVSSDIINDNNNNNNNIRNTITDGMGNYYTLGSNKMRMFNVCRNVAQAYNNGNNNNDDNNNDNNNNNNDNNYNYNYEHNKQNYHNRREGYGDVLNNNKDDITKEIEKNISLLCNQPHVDNYDMDNSIGIKENKANRNCINPLISINEKQQNCFKGNYNENNVEMIRNNSIYNDKTTNINYEEEKSNNIKDRNDVHMNNTFIYNTTYEPLLNRNMNIYNITNKDNYDHNQYNNHDNNQYNNYDNNQYNNYDNNQYNNHDNNQYNNYDNNQYNNYDNNQYNNQYNNQHNNQYNNRDNNQYNNQHNNQYYYNPINQYYNNQYFNNNYNQYHNSREYPIMNDPYNTENRQDGNHLKYNNYLNNTYNDHNYHNNNNINISTSNNKEIYDQNNDTTNQNFPLSKNTNHSNKQTILYDKNTIPNYSYYTYNIIQNKFLKNETENKTRNSTYNSFPINTNTEQNKSKITRKGTNINLIQTEYDTNYQNNGAYNNYMENSSNNLNEYNQMDNQINMYNHNIIHNYDHSVENGEVQANMNRSDFANTAIGGCENYYMLDKNNRMVDINNNMIQYGSNTVLDSRNVSIYNNINENNLNKIERGNRSQDEDEGEDENNEVSIGRKVYGSIDDNNNDSNNNNNNNNNNNDSNNNSSSYYYNNYTCYTQNSNVNKLDTYKIETGTKIKNDISLHIKKEKEFKNTKNILNDYGVINKCVEHDNEQLQNQILKNEHEQNGKEEEANGVAFLPRDIKKVAYNTNENSYMYNNDTIYKNEELNKNINLGVEKGYTHSSYNNVSINQTVDYKENNNYNGNIKYNYDNSDMIHKGINMNKASILYSQSNRMNINNKMMSVQNQEDISKDENGNPAYMIHNTNGINKNIAVNNDNSDDNNNNNDDDNNNNNNNNNNNNVYREENVSLGCFNNVEENNNINNNINNNNNNNNNNYYYNYNYNYYINEQVPGTKMLNHNNNYLYNNTYDMDNINVNNVNINNRNINNINNINHINMKSLDNNNINMISTYNMAFIKHQTNNDNNNNNNDNNNNNNDNNNNDNNNDNSYNNNSYSNNKSDNMTSILHNVNDVSYDNYNDIAAAINNNYINTNNMLINNKHMQQNNNFQDISNNSNYISNLKNNNNNNNNNNYYNNNNNYMINHDHSMYNKNVQSSQMSSDNIHLTNRFDINQNDIQQNNVVINNNELNENIQMIPQNNIYFASTSSNNNMMANSNFMCSHGNNNNNMICNYTSCSNLMRPPQNNIININNINNNNNNNNNNNNNNNNNNNNNNNNNNNNNNNINISTNEPNIILSSSSIIDSNMCAVSSSLEHNNYNEDNNYKNECLNNSNSPHNNINNKDQNYFKQENNCADEEGIHENYQKSVSLNINMKHTKNKKTNNSDGKKRSNKNIKEDKKNNVTNNNENNGKRNKKIRKAKTFGGTVKKGGTIINLEAESQRIKRTPFCIYSLNDICNHLRYGKKSANSINGMVKTSSCNCEIHNDMKCVKQYINFLIAQREKEKEKEKERINKEKKLNENEKKNDEGNKNEEESQNEEENQNEENNIKDNEQKRKNKIIKKKCVHGKASEKNTEDIDTCCNNNIDGDHCKDMEHCEDIEQCKNDESDKESNNFENILEKYKGIFCNYEYYFDIEVKYNREYFLRELLLREEFKHLYNFSECTNVTYNVRRMWHPLFNRPLGDIGRKLILKEIREHHHRDAEKTTKLLLKNGLDYGKVRFMKVNELYHYMYALGVFEYAVKISLEFGSNIRMSTISSKIDHVNLCSNIKNGYSYCLICCSQKIRIGAIINNTINLMNYKILFNSYAHYFYYFVKTKKLKRVANQEEYETMEQILNKDSNNLGNIIIIKQKKNKKNKNKNKNKNNNNNNKNKDNSTSYFNNEQQIYSMNINHNSFIKKNYFHSSNNNYHLNYYTDSSYCNIEVIDNQHLHDGVYDQNSCNIRLSYCSNTSNNQNINYNNHEHDINNDSDCSTKCGSNKIYLDSIYNENDVFINKDDEKDKGEEQGKEKSKQSKYHKKDDVLKRYSMYLKDPQENNTKKDNKSKLNEDTQKYPITKIVDNKIFHLKNSYLIDDDRNEISSLSINYQAQKECHIYYPNGGQVERFKNEIVNINIDNRNIEHMQNNNINEDKANEKTDNYRNDDHNNNNNIKKKRSKKNKKTDGDNVVVDDDDDDDESSSASEYDSNKRKDDHHKDDNDDDNNNNNNNNNNNNNNSYSNKNNNYYYYYQYDYHKNECNRYYQYRENDHNLGNNKTNYNNNNNTPYNHQRYYNNNIHCKKHDNNICFNNTNNYPNNINKYISKGITHDNEKKNLKNNKILKYGNTYNETNFINNPTDISTIKKDMILYSPEKKNTNENVIKFIPDEKIIWSILKSDISPNLTQFFFNFIIKKNQYNFFLNKSYINYDNHMDDIYVHKTDANTTGAYKNYQNRSYINRNNVSNAYNNLNCYTYNKHLDGGNLDINDATFIDKKQSAEKYFSQNKSWINQKSMEYINNYNNINIIQRDNKNIEKDKTNQNYIHINNVHKVSSDNILRTHTEIIVQHKDMSKKENDIKYYTNNHLDVYVTNDKLYYNNKKLKKLFKEIKNNKLCKYILAKIKEIKCNKTYMENIKTNNKKRKRNITYPYFMFYRIHNFLINPNPFHNSFFLNEMNYGSLMHNCTMYHKKVNKKIKTKNNSNNNNNNINSYCCSCRGGDVSNIWENINKNCPHKHFLSHKHLYNEHKEEDQEGKKKKKKIKKRIKKIFEFAQIFKNMSQKKKENKKEENLHLYNTDKTCKDYRTLRYKEQLLHEHILFINSKKYNDQIIHVNEYMKNEEEMNLTSNCLKDNLQNVKNNDDENKYIDNEVDNISIDDTYKKKKKIWSCFPDFEKSRRLKFIRKKKKQKTKFKKIIRYLIQNYKIKNINQTNHHKNNFHADVYFKNNDINQKGKNIKNTHKIRNNTKHIFIYLISHTNIVKHKNKTFSI